The proteins below are encoded in one region of Streptomyces marianii:
- a CDS encoding MarR family winged helix-turn-helix transcriptional regulator yields MAATDPALTALAQSWCALSLLHGRIEGHVERALQTHHDLSVREYSLLDVLSRQHGGPGGHLQMKQVADAVVLSQSATTRLVTRLEDRGLLNRYLCDTDRRGIYTDVTEAGLELLTAARPTNDRALREALDEAAKDPELAPLVRAVEELKLPASTVPAPTAASG; encoded by the coding sequence ATGGCAGCGACGGACCCGGCACTCACCGCACTCGCTCAGAGCTGGTGCGCTCTCTCCCTGTTGCACGGCAGGATCGAGGGCCATGTCGAGCGGGCCCTCCAAACGCATCACGATCTGAGCGTGCGGGAGTACTCGCTGCTGGACGTACTCAGCCGCCAGCACGGCGGCCCGGGCGGACACCTCCAGATGAAGCAGGTCGCCGACGCCGTCGTCCTCAGCCAGAGCGCCACCACCCGCCTCGTCACCCGGCTCGAAGACCGTGGACTGCTGAACCGCTACCTGTGCGACACCGACCGGCGCGGCATCTACACCGATGTCACGGAAGCCGGCCTGGAACTCCTGACCGCAGCCCGGCCGACGAACGACCGCGCACTCCGCGAGGCCCTCGATGAGGCGGCCAAGGACCCCGAACTGGCTCCGCTGGTCCGGGCGGTCGAGGAGCTGAAGCTTCCCGCATCCACGGTCCCCGCACCGACCGCCGCCTCCGGGTGA
- a CDS encoding GNAT family N-acetyltransferase: MSDLQIRPASPSDVPAIVAMLADDPLGAQRESLDDPAPYLAAFERLAADPNQHLVVAERDGRAVGTLQLTVIPGLSRRGATRSIIEAVRIHADERGSGLGTQLIEWAVEESGRLGCRLVQLTSDASRTDAHRFYERLGFEASHLGFKRVL; the protein is encoded by the coding sequence ATGAGCGATCTGCAGATACGGCCCGCCTCCCCCTCCGACGTCCCCGCGATCGTGGCGATGCTCGCCGACGATCCGCTGGGCGCGCAGCGCGAGTCGCTCGACGACCCGGCCCCCTATCTGGCCGCGTTCGAACGACTCGCAGCAGACCCGAACCAGCACCTCGTGGTCGCCGAGCGCGATGGCCGGGCCGTCGGCACCCTGCAGCTCACCGTCATCCCCGGGCTGTCCCGCCGCGGAGCCACCCGCTCGATCATCGAAGCGGTACGGATCCACGCAGACGAACGGGGCAGCGGGCTCGGCACCCAGCTCATCGAGTGGGCGGTCGAGGAATCAGGCCGCCTCGGCTGCCGCCTCGTCCAGCTGACGTCCGACGCCTCCCGCACCGACGCCCATCGCTTCTACGAGCGCCTGGGCTTCGAGGCGTCGCATCTGGGCTTCAAGCGAGTGCTCTGA
- a CDS encoding GNAT family N-acetyltransferase, with amino-acid sequence MPTPLTEFPVRRLTTADLHLCANLSEDRGWPREEHKWGLLLAAGTGYGIDDTETGGLVAGCVVTSYGPALSALGMMLVAERYARQGVGRRLMRHVLAETGETPLALHATPNGQPLYEELGFTHAGRAEMVRGRFRLSGPAPRAVTRAATAEDLPAILRLDAEVFGVDRTHMLARLPAFADQLRVAEADGVLTGYAAAWPNMETQVVGPLVARDTDTAKALITSLAAETERPLRTDIDVRHEELLTWVKASGIELIAFNSVMLRGASALPGDWTRRFAPLTVAAG; translated from the coding sequence ATGCCAACTCCGCTCACCGAGTTCCCCGTCCGGCGTCTGACCACCGCGGACCTGCACCTCTGCGCGAATCTCTCGGAGGACCGGGGATGGCCGCGCGAGGAGCACAAATGGGGTCTCCTGCTCGCGGCGGGCACCGGGTACGGCATCGACGACACCGAAACCGGAGGGCTCGTGGCGGGGTGTGTGGTGACGTCGTACGGTCCGGCGCTCTCCGCCCTCGGCATGATGCTCGTGGCCGAACGGTACGCCCGGCAGGGTGTCGGGCGACGTCTGATGAGGCACGTACTCGCCGAGACTGGCGAGACCCCCCTGGCCCTGCATGCCACGCCGAACGGACAGCCGCTCTACGAAGAACTGGGCTTCACCCACGCCGGCCGCGCCGAGATGGTCCGTGGCCGCTTCCGTCTCTCCGGTCCGGCGCCCCGGGCCGTGACCCGGGCGGCCACGGCGGAGGATCTCCCCGCGATCCTCCGTCTGGACGCCGAGGTGTTCGGGGTGGACCGGACACATATGCTCGCCCGGCTGCCCGCCTTCGCCGACCAGTTGAGGGTTGCCGAAGCCGACGGTGTCCTCACGGGCTACGCGGCCGCATGGCCGAACATGGAGACCCAGGTCGTCGGCCCGCTGGTCGCACGGGACACGGACACCGCCAAGGCCCTGATCACCTCGCTGGCCGCGGAGACGGAGCGTCCGCTCCGCACGGACATCGATGTGCGACATGAGGAACTGCTCACCTGGGTGAAGGCGAGCGGCATCGAGCTGATCGCCTTCAATTCCGTGATGCTCCGCGGCGCTTCCGCTCTTCCGGGCGACTGGACTCGCCGATTCGCGCCACTGACCGTCGCGGCGGGTTGA
- a CDS encoding globin domain-containing protein, with protein sequence MDAPTATSADNGTSGENGARGGGGWFTPRKQPAEGRPAPGGTESSARGGAESADDGRIATPSRPVASIRPVGTGAERAAGTPPRGVAVPQTRTAPEARRPPVSAPHETPAPPVVPPYGAGAAYDASSPYGGNDPHHGPPQHDTPSHGGAAPHQSSAPHHPHQAVPSHGADAPHSGPAPDPGGPGSVLFSRVSDQKASPDAILIRRTMEEIAPVADKVTSYFYALLFVRHPDLRSLFPAAMDTQRDRLLKALLTAAEHMDNTPVLVDYLEHLGRGHRKYGTQPAHYPAVGEALIGALTRYATTTWNEETEAAWVRTYTTISQIMIDSAAENERHAPAWWHAEVVSHDLRTPDIAVVTVRPDQPYPFLAGQYTSLETPWWPRIWRHYSFAGAPRSDGLLSFHVKAVPAGWVSNALVHHARPGDVLRLGPPAGSMVVDHTTDNGMLCLGGGTGIAPIKALVEDVAEHGERRPVEVFYGARSDHDLYDIDTMLRLQQSHPWLQVRPIVDGRTQLPDAVLEYGPWNEYDAFLSGPVGMIRSGVDTLRGVGIPSERIRHDSLEELVAAAD encoded by the coding sequence ATGGACGCTCCGACCGCTACGTCGGCCGACAACGGGACCTCCGGTGAGAACGGCGCGAGGGGCGGGGGAGGCTGGTTCACCCCCCGGAAGCAGCCTGCCGAAGGCCGTCCGGCTCCTGGTGGTACCGAGAGCTCTGCCCGCGGGGGAGCCGAATCGGCGGACGACGGGCGAATAGCCACCCCCAGCCGGCCGGTCGCCTCCATCCGTCCCGTCGGCACGGGAGCCGAGCGGGCTGCCGGGACCCCGCCGCGCGGAGTCGCCGTTCCCCAGACACGCACCGCACCCGAGGCCCGGCGGCCACCGGTCTCGGCGCCGCATGAGACGCCTGCACCGCCGGTCGTTCCCCCCTACGGAGCTGGTGCCGCGTACGACGCCTCATCGCCCTACGGAGGCAACGACCCCCACCACGGCCCCCCTCAGCACGACACCCCGTCCCACGGCGGCGCAGCGCCTCATCAGAGCTCCGCGCCCCACCACCCGCACCAGGCAGTTCCGTCCCACGGTGCCGACGCACCGCACTCCGGCCCCGCCCCCGACCCCGGCGGCCCCGGCTCCGTTCTGTTCTCCAGAGTCTCCGACCAGAAGGCGTCCCCCGACGCGATCCTCATCCGGCGGACCATGGAGGAGATCGCTCCGGTCGCCGACAAGGTCACTTCCTACTTCTACGCCCTGTTGTTCGTCCGCCACCCCGATCTGCGGTCCCTCTTCCCGGCCGCCATGGACACCCAGCGCGACCGGCTCCTCAAGGCGCTGCTCACCGCCGCCGAGCACATGGACAACACGCCCGTACTGGTCGACTACCTCGAGCACCTCGGCCGCGGTCACCGGAAGTACGGCACCCAGCCCGCGCACTACCCGGCCGTCGGCGAGGCGCTCATCGGGGCGCTGACCCGCTACGCGACGACGACCTGGAACGAGGAGACCGAAGCCGCGTGGGTCCGGACCTACACGACCATCTCCCAGATCATGATCGACTCTGCCGCCGAGAACGAACGGCACGCGCCGGCCTGGTGGCACGCCGAGGTGGTGTCCCACGACCTCAGAACTCCGGACATCGCGGTCGTCACCGTGCGACCCGACCAGCCGTACCCGTTCCTGGCCGGTCAGTACACGAGTCTCGAGACGCCGTGGTGGCCGAGGATCTGGCGGCACTACTCCTTCGCGGGTGCGCCCCGTTCCGACGGACTGCTCTCGTTCCATGTGAAGGCCGTCCCGGCGGGCTGGGTCTCCAACGCCCTGGTCCATCACGCCCGGCCCGGCGATGTGCTCCGGCTGGGCCCGCCTGCGGGCTCGATGGTCGTCGACCACACCACCGACAACGGGATGCTCTGCCTGGGTGGCGGTACCGGTATCGCGCCCATCAAGGCGTTGGTCGAGGACGTCGCCGAGCACGGTGAGCGCCGTCCGGTGGAGGTGTTCTACGGGGCGCGCAGCGATCACGACCTCTATGACATCGACACGATGCTGCGGCTCCAGCAGAGCCATCCGTGGCTCCAGGTACGGCCCATCGTGGATGGCAGGACGCAGTTGCCCGACGCCGTGCTCGAGTACGGGCCGTGGAACGAGTACGACGCGTTCCTCTCCGGCCCGGTCGGGATGATCCGCAGCGGAGTGGACACGCTCAGGGGCGTCGGCATCCCGTCGGAGCGGATCCGTCACGACTCGCTCGAAGAGCTCGTCGCCGCCGCCGACTAG
- a CDS encoding MATE family efflux transporter, translating into MTQAPPATRSSRRRHDREIVALAVPAFGALVAEPLFVMVDSAIVGHLGTPQLAGLGIAAALLMTAVSVFAFLAYATTAAVARRVGAGDLSAAIRQGMDGIWLALLLGVAVVAVVLPSAPWLVDVFGASDTAAPFAITYLRISSFGIPAMLVVMAATGVLRGLQDTRTPLYVALGGFAANAALNLGLVYGVGLGIAGSAWGTVIAQCSMAAAYLVVVVRGARHHGASLRPDTEGIRASAQAGVPLLIRTLSLRAVLLIATAVAARLSDTSIAAHQIILSLWSLTAFALDAIAIAGQAIIGRYLGAGDPAGARAACRRMVEWGIASGVVLGLLIVLARPLFIPLFTSDPAVKDTLLPALLVVAVSQPIAGVVFVLDGVLMGAGDGPYLAGAMLITLAVFAPIALLVPALGGGLTALWWAMVLMMTVRMATLWLRTRSGRWIVTGATR; encoded by the coding sequence ATGACACAGGCTCCTCCGGCGACCAGATCCAGCCGCCGCCGACACGATCGCGAGATCGTCGCGCTCGCAGTCCCCGCCTTCGGAGCGCTCGTCGCAGAGCCCTTGTTCGTGATGGTCGACAGCGCGATCGTGGGCCACCTCGGCACGCCACAGCTCGCCGGACTGGGGATCGCAGCCGCACTGCTGATGACCGCGGTCAGCGTCTTCGCCTTTCTCGCCTATGCCACCACCGCCGCAGTCGCGCGCCGAGTGGGCGCGGGGGACCTGAGCGCCGCGATCCGACAGGGCATGGACGGCATCTGGCTTGCGCTGCTGCTCGGTGTCGCGGTCGTCGCGGTCGTTCTGCCCTCGGCTCCATGGCTGGTCGACGTCTTCGGAGCCTCCGACACGGCCGCTCCGTTCGCCATCACCTATCTGCGCATCTCAAGCTTCGGTATCCCGGCCATGCTCGTGGTCATGGCCGCCACCGGCGTACTGCGCGGCCTGCAGGACACCCGCACTCCTCTCTATGTGGCGCTCGGCGGTTTCGCCGCCAACGCGGCCCTCAACCTCGGCCTCGTCTACGGCGTCGGGCTCGGCATCGCCGGCTCGGCCTGGGGCACGGTCATCGCCCAGTGCTCAATGGCCGCCGCCTATCTCGTGGTGGTCGTCCGCGGGGCACGTCACCACGGTGCCTCCCTGCGGCCGGACACCGAGGGCATACGGGCGAGCGCCCAGGCGGGTGTGCCGCTGCTAATCCGCACACTCTCCCTACGAGCCGTGCTGCTGATCGCCACCGCCGTCGCTGCTCGGCTGAGCGACACCAGCATCGCCGCGCACCAGATCATCCTTTCCCTCTGGAGCCTGACGGCCTTCGCCCTGGACGCGATCGCCATAGCCGGCCAGGCCATCATCGGCCGCTATCTGGGCGCCGGCGACCCCGCAGGGGCACGAGCCGCGTGCCGGCGCATGGTGGAGTGGGGAATCGCCTCGGGCGTGGTACTCGGGCTTCTGATCGTGCTGGCACGTCCGCTCTTCATCCCCCTCTTCACCAGCGACCCCGCGGTCAAGGACACTCTGCTGCCGGCTCTGCTCGTGGTGGCCGTCTCCCAGCCCATCGCAGGCGTGGTGTTCGTTCTCGACGGTGTGCTGATGGGCGCTGGTGACGGTCCCTATCTGGCCGGGGCCATGCTGATCACCCTCGCGGTTTTCGCACCGATCGCCCTCCTGGTGCCGGCGCTCGGCGGCGGGCTCACCGCGCTCTGGTGGGCCATGGTCCTGATGATGACGGTCCGCATGGCGACTCTGTGGCTGCGGACCCGTTCCGGCCGCTGGATCGTGACGGGCGCGACGCGCTGA
- a CDS encoding serine hydrolase domain-containing protein, giving the protein MTSPFEGLLRSTERALLHRVAVAQSEGRAPSLVGAVARDGRLVWSGARGRAEADMPDADTQYRIGSLTKTFTAVLVLRLRDEGMLDLNDPLDKYLSGTGVGESTIAQLLSHSAGLAAESPAPWWERTPGALRPELADVLGEQPVLHPAGRRYHYSNTGYTLLGLLIEAVRRKPWEEVLRSELLEPLGMHRTSCDPQAPHASGWAVHPWADVVMPEPAEDLGLMAPAGQLWSTAADLCRFAGFLVEGDERVLSADSVREMGTASAPSEPGDWDSAYGLGLQIVRRNGRTLIGHSGSLPGFVACLWTDAEEGVAAVVLANATSGPLPAAAAADLVHIVAEAEPRLPELWRPMPEVDEALLELTGAWYWGTAAFGLKLVADRGVELYPLSGNGRGSRFRARPDGTWGGLDGYFAGETLRMVRGSDGHLVHLDLGSFVFTREPYDPAAEVPGGVDEGGWRGLPL; this is encoded by the coding sequence ATGACCTCACCTTTCGAAGGGCTGCTGCGCAGTACGGAACGCGCACTGCTGCACCGTGTTGCCGTCGCCCAGTCCGAGGGACGCGCGCCCTCCCTCGTCGGGGCGGTGGCCAGGGACGGGCGTCTTGTCTGGAGTGGCGCCCGCGGCCGCGCCGAAGCAGACATGCCGGACGCGGACACCCAGTACCGCATCGGTTCCCTCACCAAGACCTTCACCGCCGTGCTCGTGCTGAGGCTGCGGGACGAAGGGATGCTCGATCTGAACGATCCGCTGGACAAGTACCTGTCGGGAACAGGCGTGGGCGAGTCGACCATCGCCCAGCTCCTCTCTCACAGCGCGGGACTTGCGGCCGAGAGTCCCGCCCCATGGTGGGAGCGCACGCCTGGGGCGCTGCGTCCGGAGCTGGCCGATGTGCTCGGTGAGCAGCCCGTGCTGCACCCCGCCGGGCGCCGCTATCACTACTCCAACACCGGTTACACACTGTTGGGTTTGCTCATCGAGGCGGTGCGGCGCAAGCCGTGGGAGGAGGTGCTGCGTAGCGAGCTCCTCGAGCCGCTGGGCATGCACCGCACGAGCTGTGACCCCCAGGCCCCTCATGCGAGCGGCTGGGCGGTGCATCCGTGGGCGGACGTGGTGATGCCCGAACCGGCCGAGGACCTGGGCCTGATGGCCCCGGCCGGTCAGCTCTGGTCGACCGCAGCCGACCTCTGCCGCTTTGCCGGCTTTCTCGTCGAAGGCGATGAACGGGTACTGAGCGCGGACTCCGTGCGCGAGATGGGAACCGCGTCCGCCCCCTCCGAGCCCGGGGACTGGGACAGCGCCTATGGGCTCGGTCTGCAGATCGTCCGGAGGAACGGACGTACGCTCATCGGCCACTCCGGGTCGCTGCCGGGATTCGTCGCCTGCCTCTGGACGGACGCGGAGGAAGGCGTGGCTGCCGTGGTGCTTGCCAATGCGACGTCGGGGCCGCTGCCGGCCGCCGCTGCCGCGGACCTCGTCCACATCGTGGCGGAGGCCGAGCCTCGCTTGCCGGAGCTCTGGCGTCCGATGCCGGAAGTGGACGAGGCGCTGCTGGAACTGACGGGCGCCTGGTACTGGGGCACCGCCGCCTTCGGGCTGAAGCTCGTCGCGGACAGGGGTGTCGAGCTGTACCCGCTGTCGGGCAACGGGCGGGGCTCGCGGTTCCGCGCTCGTCCCGACGGGACATGGGGCGGGCTGGACGGCTACTTCGCGGGCGAAACCCTGCGTATGGTGCGCGGGTCGGACGGGCATTTGGTCCATCTCGACCTGGGCTCCTTCGTCTTCACTCGGGAACCGTACGATCCGGCTGCCGAGGTGCCCGGTGGTGTGGACGAGGGGGGCTGGCGGGGCCTGCCGCTGTGA
- the dnaB gene encoding replicative DNA helicase, producing MSVPEPLDEPWTDIGPGDRLPVSRPRRGDGRGRGAREEQHERGRESVAWDDGSPGFERVPPQDLDAEQSVLGGMLLSKDAIADVVEIIKGHDFYRPAHETVYQAILDLYAKGEPADPITVAAELTKRGEITRVGGASYLHTLVQSVPTAANASYYAEIVHERAVLRRLVEAGTRITQMGYAADGDVDEIVNSAQAEIYAVTEQRTSEDYLPLGEIMEGALDEIEAIGSRSGEMTGVPTGFTDFDSLTNGLHPGQMIVIAARPAMGKSTLALDFARAASIKNNLPSVIFSLEMGRNEIAMRLLSAEARVALHHMRSGTMTDEDWTRLARRMPDVSQAPLYIDDSPNLSMMEIRAKCRRLKQRNDLKLVIIDYLQLMQSGGSKRAESRQQEVSDMSRNLKLLAKELEIPVIALSQLNRGPEQRTDKKPMVSDLRESGSIEQDADMVILLHREDAYEKESPRAGEADLIVAKHRNGPTATITVAFQGHYSRFVDMAQT from the coding sequence GTGAGCGTTCCCGAGCCCCTTGACGAGCCCTGGACCGACATCGGTCCGGGTGACCGTCTGCCCGTCTCCCGCCCCCGTCGAGGAGATGGCCGGGGACGCGGCGCCCGTGAGGAGCAGCACGAGCGCGGCAGGGAGAGCGTCGCCTGGGACGACGGCTCACCGGGCTTCGAGCGGGTCCCTCCGCAGGATCTCGATGCCGAGCAGTCCGTCCTCGGCGGCATGCTGCTGTCCAAGGACGCCATCGCGGACGTCGTCGAGATCATCAAGGGCCATGACTTCTACCGGCCCGCGCACGAGACCGTCTACCAGGCGATCCTCGATCTCTACGCCAAGGGTGAGCCTGCCGACCCCATCACCGTCGCGGCCGAGCTGACCAAGCGCGGAGAGATCACTCGTGTCGGCGGGGCCTCCTATCTGCACACGCTCGTCCAGTCGGTCCCGACGGCCGCGAACGCCTCGTACTACGCGGAGATCGTGCACGAGCGTGCCGTGCTGCGGCGCCTGGTCGAGGCGGGCACGCGCATCACCCAGATGGGATACGCGGCGGACGGCGACGTCGACGAGATCGTGAACTCGGCGCAGGCGGAGATCTACGCGGTCACCGAGCAGCGCACCAGCGAGGACTACCTTCCGCTCGGCGAGATCATGGAGGGTGCGCTCGACGAGATCGAGGCGATCGGCTCCCGCAGCGGCGAGATGACGGGCGTCCCGACCGGGTTCACCGACTTCGACTCACTCACCAACGGTCTGCACCCCGGGCAGATGATCGTCATCGCCGCCCGTCCCGCGATGGGCAAGTCGACGCTCGCGCTGGACTTCGCACGAGCGGCGTCGATCAAGAACAATCTGCCCAGCGTGATCTTCTCCCTGGAGATGGGCCGGAACGAGATCGCGATGCGTCTGTTGTCCGCCGAGGCCCGCGTCGCCCTGCACCACATGCGCTCCGGCACGATGACGGACGAGGACTGGACCCGGCTCGCCCGTCGTATGCCCGATGTCTCCCAGGCGCCGCTCTACATCGACGACTCCCCGAATCTGTCGATGATGGAGATCCGCGCGAAGTGCCGGCGTCTCAAGCAGCGCAATGATCTGAAGCTCGTCATCATCGACTATCTGCAGTTGATGCAGTCCGGTGGCTCCAAGCGGGCCGAGAGCCGTCAGCAAGAGGTCTCGGACATGTCCCGAAACCTCAAGCTGCTGGCCAAGGAGCTGGAGATCCCGGTGATCGCGCTCTCGCAGCTCAACCGTGGTCCCGAGCAGCGTACGGACAAGAAGCCGATGGTCTCGGACCTGCGTGAGTCCGGCTCCATCGAGCAGGACGCGGACATGGTCATCCTGCTCCACCGCGAGGACGCGTACGAGAAGGAGTCGCCGCGCGCGGGCGAGGCGGACCTGATCGTGGCCAAGCACCGAAACGGTCCGACGGCGACCATCACGGTCGCTTTCCAGGGCCACTACTCGCGTTTCGTGGACATGGCCCAGACCTGA